A genomic stretch from Deltaproteobacteria bacterium includes:
- a CDS encoding GGDEF domain-containing protein, producing MMGRQHLFGSSEQQLIEAEKDQGATRLIVVSIMLAFVSVANIFIIKFDRLVTADIVCQFLFVASFLITAGLSTHSYFLPRFAHERIVVGLVHDVFVTTAFLFFSREKFASLLFIYPWISIGHGFRFGESYLFVASLFTSFGMLILFKVSPYWSTIVPSGFDIALIFVLVASYTGYLLRDLKAVKEVLKMLATRDPLTGLANRRIVEDQLPLLIEANRADNKAMGIVYFDLDGFKPVNDKLGHEFGDVLLKQVALQLRRTSKPEDIIARVGGDEFVVILKKLKDEEELKVRSRAILAAIQGITQLNGNKIDVSASLGCLYVGTRTPKELQSGQKLIREADRLMYTSKRAGRGILSIAKTEDLWTIREAAA from the coding sequence ATGATGGGGCGGCAGCATCTTTTTGGAAGCTCAGAGCAGCAGCTTATTGAAGCAGAAAAAGATCAAGGCGCCACGCGCTTGATTGTGGTTTCGATCATGTTGGCGTTCGTATCAGTGGCCAATATCTTCATTATCAAATTTGATCGGCTCGTGACGGCGGACATCGTTTGCCAATTTCTTTTTGTTGCCTCATTTCTGATTACGGCGGGGCTGTCGACCCACTCGTATTTTTTGCCGCGATTTGCTCATGAACGAATTGTCGTAGGACTTGTGCACGATGTATTTGTGACCACCGCGTTTTTGTTTTTCAGTCGCGAGAAATTTGCCTCTCTGCTTTTCATCTATCCGTGGATTTCAATCGGTCACGGGTTTCGGTTTGGTGAGTCCTACCTTTTCGTTGCCTCTCTTTTTACTTCTTTTGGAATGTTGATCCTATTCAAAGTCAGTCCTTACTGGAGCACGATCGTTCCATCTGGTTTCGACATCGCACTGATCTTTGTTCTCGTTGCAAGTTACACCGGATATCTGTTGCGGGACCTTAAAGCGGTGAAGGAAGTTTTGAAAATGCTTGCGACCCGCGACCCGCTTACGGGTCTTGCAAATCGCCGCATAGTTGAGGACCAATTGCCGCTATTGATTGAGGCCAATCGCGCTGACAACAAGGCGATGGGAATCGTGTATTTCGACCTGGACGGGTTTAAACCCGTGAACGATAAGCTTGGACACGAGTTTGGGGATGTGCTTTTAAAACAAGTGGCACTTCAGCTTCGTCGTACTTCAAAACCCGAGGACATTATTGCAAGAGTCGGAGGAGATGAGTTCGTTGTGATTCTAAAAAAATTAAAAGACGAAGAAGAACTCAAAGTTCGTTCAAGGGCGATTTTGGCGGCCATTCAGGGAATCACACAGCTCAATGGCAACAAGATCGATGTGTCGGCGAGTCTCGGCTGTTTGTATGTTGGGACGCGCACGCCGAAAGAGCTTCAGTCGGGACAGAAGTTAATTCGTGAGGCTGACCGGTTGATGTACACGTCGAAACGTGCCGGGCGCGGCATACTTTCGATAGCAAAAACGGAAGACCTTTGGACAATTCGTGAAGCGGCGGCGTAG
- the gmhA gene encoding D-sedoheptulose 7-phosphate isomerase: MTWLTALREAQATLDTFVNNPSQLEKCEKFSQILIESFRGGGRLFTCGNGGSHCDAMHFAEEFTGRYRKDRRPLGALALGDASHVTCVSNDYGFEHIFSRQLEGLARKGDVLVGLSTSGNSANVIRAFETAKSLGIGTVGLLGRDGGKLAAISDLAIVVPAQTSDRIQEMHIKLIHTVIESVERVLFPENY, from the coding sequence ATGACATGGCTCACGGCACTTCGAGAGGCACAAGCGACTCTCGACACCTTCGTGAATAATCCAAGTCAGTTAGAAAAGTGCGAGAAATTTTCGCAAATTCTAATCGAGTCGTTTCGCGGCGGCGGTCGTCTTTTCACATGCGGAAACGGCGGAAGTCACTGCGATGCGATGCACTTCGCTGAAGAATTCACCGGTCGATATCGTAAAGATCGCAGACCATTGGGCGCACTGGCGCTAGGCGACGCTTCTCACGTTACTTGCGTTTCGAATGATTATGGCTTTGAGCACATCTTTTCGCGTCAGCTAGAAGGCTTGGCGCGCAAAGGCGACGTCCTTGTCGGGTTATCGACCTCTGGAAACTCTGCCAATGTCATTCGTGCTTTCGAAACAGCCAAGTCCCTAGGTATAGGGACCGTCGGACTTTTGGGGCGTGATGGCGGAAAGCTCGCCGCCATATCCGATCTTGCGATCGTGGTCCCGGCGCAAACCTCCGATCGCATTCAAGAAATGCACATTAAACTTATTCACACGGTGATCGAATCGGTCGAGCGAGTGCTATTTCCCGAAAATTACTAG
- a CDS encoding trypsin-like peptidase domain-containing protein, producing MKKIVTLFVLLSTCLTVSTPVHAKCLQRYEDIIKYAANLLCSGYYIRPNVILTAAHCVGSANRKLVFPMGLSLDGEAQSATLIFKSSVSDVALLKTEKNHPYLNEEDFKCIELKERLSDGPDSRKFLVGAAMSSLGFPVPLILKCDGAAQDGSQISCPTASNTGQSGSALVGFNTKEDRIYVYGILSKGQGVRISGEFYGKSTTVDSIADAVSFLKSYTP from the coding sequence GTGAAAAAGATAGTTACTCTTTTTGTTCTACTCTCAACTTGTTTGACAGTGTCCACGCCAGTTCATGCTAAGTGCCTTCAACGCTATGAAGACATCATTAAATACGCCGCTAATTTGTTGTGCTCGGGTTATTATATAAGACCTAATGTTATCCTCACAGCCGCTCATTGTGTAGGATCAGCCAACAGAAAATTGGTTTTTCCTATGGGTCTTTCATTGGACGGAGAAGCTCAATCTGCCACTTTAATTTTCAAGAGCTCAGTGTCAGATGTGGCGTTACTAAAAACTGAGAAGAACCATCCCTATCTGAACGAAGAGGATTTTAAATGCATTGAACTAAAGGAAAGACTCAGCGACGGCCCCGATTCACGTAAATTTCTTGTTGGAGCAGCGATGAGCAGTTTAGGCTTCCCGGTTCCGCTTATTCTTAAGTGCGATGGTGCAGCACAAGACGGCTCACAAATTTCTTGTCCAACAGCATCGAACACGGGCCAGTCTGGTTCAGCATTAGTGGGATTTAACACGAAAGAAGATCGTATATATGTTTATGGAATATTATCTAAAGGTCAGGGCGTTAGGATAAGTGGGGAGTTTTATGGGAAGTCCACGACGGTTGACTCGATCGCCGATGCGGTTTCCTTTCTAAAGTCCTACACCCCATGA
- a CDS encoding HNH endonuclease, translated as MNRLAFTRIQELNLFSLFSVPRPVLQNHFDLVKDLGYSESAAYRRMQAARILQAVPEAAGKLESGALGLTVLSKVQTLIRADEKRTGERMSIQEKSEILTKVESCSGREAEHRLAQHFPEVAAVPSEKVRAISEDQISVQVTFTRVQFEKLKRIQELLSHTHLGSSSAELLDAAMDVFLEKKDPLKRTVKPRAAPCDTAVEVDVPDVQPANSLKPSTRNVMLRKSGGQCEYRETKMGHRCASRHFLEIDHIRPRGLGGTNHPDNLRVLCRTHNLLVAERVFGREKIEAFRRRT; from the coding sequence TTGAATCGACTAGCGTTTACTAGAATTCAAGAATTAAATCTTTTCTCACTTTTTTCCGTTCCGCGACCCGTGCTACAGAATCACTTCGATTTGGTCAAAGACCTAGGCTATAGCGAGTCGGCCGCCTATCGCAGGATGCAAGCCGCGAGGATTTTGCAGGCTGTCCCGGAAGCAGCCGGCAAACTAGAATCTGGAGCACTCGGTCTTACCGTGCTTTCAAAAGTGCAAACGTTGATTCGCGCTGACGAGAAACGCACTGGCGAAAGAATGTCCATTCAAGAAAAATCCGAAATTTTGACAAAAGTAGAATCCTGTTCAGGCCGCGAAGCCGAACATCGATTGGCTCAGCACTTTCCCGAGGTGGCCGCCGTGCCCAGTGAGAAAGTTCGTGCGATCAGCGAGGATCAAATCAGCGTGCAGGTGACTTTCACACGAGTGCAATTCGAAAAGCTAAAACGAATTCAAGAGCTGCTTTCACACACGCACCTCGGCTCATCAAGCGCTGAATTATTAGATGCCGCGATGGATGTTTTTCTTGAGAAAAAAGATCCACTCAAAAGAACCGTCAAGCCCCGTGCGGCGCCATGCGACACCGCTGTGGAAGTAGACGTGCCAGATGTCCAACCCGCAAACTCACTAAAGCCGTCGACCCGAAACGTCATGCTGAGAAAATCCGGTGGTCAGTGCGAATATCGTGAAACAAAGATGGGTCATCGATGTGCGAGCCGCCATTTTCTAGAGATCGATCACATTCGGCCTCGAGGCCTCGGCGGAACGAATCATCCCGATAACCTCAGAGTCCTTTGCCGCACGCACAATCTATTGGTCGCTGAACGGGTATTTGGTCGCGAAAAGATCGAGGCGTTTCGCCGGCGGACGTAA
- a CDS encoding fibronectin type III domain-containing protein — MIHSFLFRSTLIVLVLCVAGCSNPLGSSGSKIDQDYNPGAPGAATATGITATFNEDTVSNSISLAYSSDPGTTAQTCEITDLTNVSVTEACACVGGSCSVKVHAAANFFGSGSFSYTVTDQEGRISNSAPADLTISPVNDAPVLTAIANQSVLAGQTLIVNLDVSDIDSVIVCGLAFETPSTSIPGTVSPGSIAFGGTAPNCTATITPIVNQRGNVTLGFSLTDGTLTSSSFSVSVTSPPAIPTNLAATTGDAQVGLAWTASASGFAPITYTIYRSTSSGSGYSALPACSGLATTSCTDSTAANGTTYYYVVRATNVDGSSGDSNEVSARPIQPPSAPTLSRSITVASRIDLSWVPGTGTAPFTYTVQRSTTSGSGFANVTGCVAIATTTCTDAGVTAGTTYYYTVTQSNTGGAATSSEVGATPIAAFAITLTPGNRQIQASFASAGATTYRLQYGTSPGSYSTTIDPATTPLAVSSLINGTTYYFMATATNAAGSVMANAEVSSAPNGPGAFTISSATEGNAQVALAWTASAGAATYTVKYGTSSGSYTSTFATGLTGTTSTVTGLTNGTTYYFMVTAVNANGEQDAISEFVRTPALPTLSVITSSAYDAANVRVVTPTIASNWSTNVGFTLGGLASFTCNGTVTATSSNVAVVANGSLTLSGTYPNCSLNLAVAGATTGSTTITLTATHGSATATRAFEFYLVRQAAAVYSTRLAVLGYTGSAIRVRHGTNNAQANVAFDTSGAVSASSVVTITAAGTSGYSIGQTMAFSTFYSAATVFVVDWYDQTGNLRTATQSTAGNQPRIVSAGTIDTTSSGRTGIRWFDASTTRRLVATAPMASANEMTVNMVYREITRQNSASWDMASDANGGRISAHMAWGDGILYYDVGGCCAAPQRYTVAMGAAGATNVFTFTNSTSGNTKFVYRNGTAIITGASSTATVFRLTIGGGDSMTSMNALNAEFTVFPAALGTTDRQRLEQVQKSIFGTP, encoded by the coding sequence ATGATCCATTCATTTTTATTTCGCTCTACCTTAATTGTCTTGGTTCTCTGCGTAGCCGGGTGTTCGAATCCGCTCGGCAGCAGCGGATCGAAAATTGACCAGGATTACAATCCTGGCGCACCGGGCGCAGCGACGGCTACCGGCATCACTGCCACATTTAATGAAGATACCGTATCGAACTCCATCTCCCTGGCCTATTCGAGCGACCCCGGCACCACTGCGCAAACTTGCGAAATCACAGATCTTACGAATGTCTCTGTGACCGAAGCTTGCGCATGTGTCGGAGGAAGTTGTTCGGTAAAAGTACACGCCGCGGCCAACTTCTTCGGAAGTGGAAGTTTCAGCTACACTGTGACCGATCAAGAAGGAAGAATCTCGAACTCAGCACCTGCGGACCTGACAATCAGTCCGGTCAACGACGCGCCGGTTTTAACAGCGATCGCCAATCAATCCGTCCTCGCTGGTCAAACTTTGATTGTTAACTTAGACGTTTCGGATATCGATTCAGTCATTGTTTGCGGACTCGCGTTCGAAACGCCATCCACCAGTATTCCGGGAACTGTTTCGCCTGGCAGTATCGCGTTTGGCGGCACCGCTCCGAACTGCACAGCCACCATCACACCGATTGTAAATCAACGCGGAAACGTGACCTTGGGTTTTTCTCTCACGGACGGAACCCTTACAAGTAGCAGCTTTTCTGTCAGTGTCACCAGCCCTCCTGCGATTCCCACAAATCTTGCTGCGACCACGGGCGATGCTCAAGTCGGATTGGCGTGGACCGCGTCGGCAAGCGGTTTTGCACCAATCACTTACACGATTTACCGATCAACAAGCTCAGGTTCGGGATATTCTGCACTTCCCGCTTGTTCTGGCTTAGCGACGACGAGCTGCACGGATTCGACCGCCGCCAACGGCACGACTTACTACTATGTTGTGCGAGCAACTAACGTCGATGGCAGTAGCGGCGACTCCAATGAAGTTTCCGCGAGACCCATTCAGCCCCCTAGCGCACCGACTCTGTCTCGCTCGATCACGGTCGCGTCACGAATTGATTTAAGCTGGGTTCCGGGAACTGGAACTGCGCCATTCACGTACACAGTTCAAAGATCTACAACCAGCGGAAGTGGTTTTGCTAATGTCACCGGTTGTGTCGCGATTGCAACGACGACCTGTACCGACGCCGGCGTCACCGCCGGAACGACATATTATTACACCGTCACACAATCTAACACGGGTGGTGCGGCAACATCGAGTGAGGTAGGTGCGACTCCCATCGCAGCATTCGCGATCACGCTCACCCCTGGAAATCGACAAATTCAAGCAAGTTTTGCAAGCGCGGGCGCAACTACTTACCGCCTACAATACGGCACATCGCCTGGCTCTTATTCGACGACGATTGATCCTGCGACTACGCCGCTCGCGGTATCTTCGTTGATCAACGGCACCACGTATTACTTCATGGCGACCGCGACCAACGCTGCAGGAAGTGTGATGGCGAACGCCGAAGTAAGCTCGGCGCCTAACGGCCCGGGCGCATTTACGATTTCAAGCGCCACCGAAGGTAACGCTCAAGTCGCGCTCGCGTGGACAGCATCGGCAGGTGCGGCGACCTACACCGTGAAATACGGAACCAGCTCGGGAAGCTACACCAGCACGTTCGCGACGGGTCTCACTGGAACCACATCGACCGTGACGGGACTTACAAATGGAACGACCTACTACTTCATGGTGACCGCGGTAAACGCAAACGGCGAGCAAGATGCGATTTCTGAATTTGTAAGGACGCCGGCGCTTCCGACTTTGAGCGTGATCACAAGCTCAGCGTACGATGCAGCAAATGTTCGAGTGGTCACGCCGACGATCGCCTCGAATTGGTCGACGAATGTTGGGTTTACCCTTGGCGGACTCGCTTCGTTCACGTGTAACGGGACCGTGACCGCAACGTCGTCAAACGTGGCCGTTGTTGCCAATGGATCTCTCACACTCAGCGGCACTTATCCGAACTGCAGTTTGAACCTCGCAGTTGCTGGCGCAACGACGGGATCAACAACGATCACCCTCACTGCGACACACGGCTCTGCCACTGCAACGAGAGCTTTCGAATTTTACCTCGTTCGCCAAGCAGCCGCGGTCTACTCGACAAGGCTTGCGGTCCTGGGCTACACGGGCAGTGCGATAAGAGTGAGACATGGAACCAACAACGCTCAAGCAAACGTCGCCTTTGATACATCCGGAGCAGTTTCTGCCAGTTCCGTTGTTACCATCACGGCCGCGGGAACAAGCGGATATTCCATAGGTCAAACGATGGCATTTTCAACTTTCTATTCTGCAGCCACTGTTTTCGTTGTCGATTGGTATGATCAAACTGGAAACCTTCGAACAGCAACACAGTCGACGGCGGGCAACCAGCCAAGAATCGTAAGCGCAGGTACGATCGACACAACAAGTTCTGGTCGCACCGGAATCCGGTGGTTTGACGCTTCCACAACCCGTCGCCTGGTGGCAACGGCACCAATGGCTTCCGCAAATGAGATGACAGTGAACATGGTTTACCGAGAAATCACCCGACAAAACTCGGCCTCGTGGGATATGGCTTCGGATGCCAACGGCGGACGAATTTCTGCGCATATGGCCTGGGGAGATGGCATTCTTTATTATGATGTCGGCGGCTGCTGCGCTGCCCCTCAGAGGTACACAGTTGCAATGGGTGCTGCGGGCGCGACGAATGTGTTCACGTTTACCAATTCCACATCCGGCAATACAAAGTTCGTCTACCGCAATGGAACCGCAATCATCACAGGTGCCTCAAGCACGGCGACGGTTTTCCGCCTTACAATCGGCGGCGGCGACAGCATGACTTCAATGAATGCTTTAAACGCCGAGTTCACCGTTTTTCCCGCGGCACTCGGCACTACCGACCGGCAGCGGTTGGAACAAGTCCAAAAATCTATTTTTGGAACTCCTTAA